One Natrinema halophilum genomic window carries:
- the leuD gene encoding 3-isopropylmalate dehydratase small subunit has protein sequence MSREDERSESSEQASGEERPASQDEVEIPEVDYVSGSGVPIRGNDIDTDQIIPARFMKVVTFDGLGEFAFFDLRFDDTDDPKDHPMNEDRYQDSSVMVVNSNFGCGSSREHAPQALMRWGIDALIGESFAEIFAGNCLALGIPTVTADNETIEELQDWVDANPDGEIEIDVEAETVTYGDRTIDVTVDDAQRKALVEGVWDTTALMKSNAGAVRETARELPYVDDAAIPDAD, from the coding sequence ATGAGTCGCGAGGACGAACGAAGTGAATCCTCGGAACAGGCAAGCGGAGAGGAACGACCCGCGAGCCAGGACGAGGTCGAAATCCCAGAAGTCGACTACGTGTCGGGGTCGGGCGTTCCGATCCGCGGAAACGACATCGATACCGACCAGATCATCCCCGCGCGATTCATGAAGGTCGTCACGTTCGACGGGCTCGGCGAGTTCGCGTTCTTCGACCTCCGGTTCGACGATACCGACGATCCGAAAGACCACCCGATGAACGAAGACCGCTATCAGGATTCGTCGGTGATGGTTGTTAACTCGAACTTCGGCTGCGGATCCTCTCGCGAGCACGCGCCGCAGGCGCTGATGCGCTGGGGGATCGACGCCCTCATCGGCGAGAGCTTCGCGGAGATCTTCGCGGGGAACTGCCTCGCACTCGGTATCCCGACCGTGACAGCAGACAACGAAACGATCGAAGAACTGCAGGACTGGGTCGATGCGAACCCCGACGGCGAGATCGAGATCGACGTCGAGGCAGAGACCGTTACCTACGGCGATCGGACGATCGACGTGACCGTCGACGACGCCCAGCGCAAGGCCCTCGTCGAGGGGGTCTGGGACACGACGGCGTTGATGAAGTCCAACGCCGGCGCGGTTCGTGAGACGGCCCGGGAACTGCCGTACGTCGACGACGCGGCGATTCCGGACGCAGACTAA
- a CDS encoding EamA family transporter: MRRERVESRYSLEAVDRAVVATIIDERGAFEASLIGYLVPIVVTVVGVVLLDESIGAITLIGFGLVIVGFSLLKQRAIADAMETSTGVRSP, from the coding sequence GTGCGACGAGAGCGCGTCGAGTCTCGGTACTCCCTCGAGGCAGTCGACCGCGCAGTGGTGGCAACGATTATCGACGAACGCGGCGCGTTCGAGGCGTCACTGATCGGGTATCTGGTTCCGATCGTCGTGACGGTGGTGGGTGTCGTCCTGCTCGACGAGTCGATCGGCGCGATAACACTCATTGGGTTCGGACTGGTCATAGTTGGGTTTTCGCTGCTCAAGCAGCGCGCGATCGCCGATGCGATGGAAACCAGCACTGGCGTCCGAAGCCCCTGA
- a CDS encoding isocitrate/isopropylmalate dehydrogenase family protein, whose protein sequence is MTHEIAVIPGDGIGQEVTPAAVDVLESLELGFEFVEGEAGDAVREETGEALPQETYDLAASTDATLFGAAGDSAADVILPLREAVDSFVNVRPAKAYPGIDAVRPETDLVFLRENTEGVYAGHEDRLSEDVSTLTRVVTESASERLAEFACDYVSGTEHDGFTIAHKANVMRETDGLFRDTVKSVAEDNGIETDEVLMDAFATHVCLDPEQFDVVVCPNLAGDVLSDLAAGLVGGLGLLPSANIGPDRALFEPVHGTAPDIAGDGLANPAAKIISAAMLLEYLGYDEEADAVTEAVESTLAEGPHTPDLGGDASTEDVTEAVIDRL, encoded by the coding sequence ATGACTCACGAAATTGCCGTCATTCCGGGCGACGGAATCGGACAGGAAGTGACACCCGCAGCGGTCGACGTCCTCGAGTCGCTCGAGCTCGGCTTCGAGTTCGTCGAGGGCGAGGCCGGTGACGCTGTTCGGGAGGAGACGGGCGAAGCGCTCCCGCAGGAGACGTACGATCTTGCGGCGTCGACGGATGCGACGCTGTTCGGCGCAGCCGGGGATTCGGCCGCGGACGTCATACTGCCGCTCCGGGAGGCGGTCGATTCGTTCGTCAACGTTCGACCCGCGAAGGCGTACCCGGGGATCGACGCCGTGCGTCCCGAGACGGACCTGGTCTTCCTCCGGGAGAACACCGAAGGTGTCTACGCCGGACACGAGGACCGCCTGTCGGAGGACGTATCGACGCTGACGCGCGTGGTGACGGAATCGGCCTCCGAACGACTGGCCGAATTTGCCTGTGACTACGTCTCCGGGACCGAACACGACGGGTTTACCATCGCCCACAAGGCAAACGTCATGCGCGAGACGGACGGCCTCTTCCGCGACACCGTCAAATCGGTCGCCGAGGACAACGGCATCGAAACCGACGAAGTGCTGATGGATGCCTTCGCGACCCACGTCTGTCTCGACCCCGAACAGTTCGACGTCGTCGTCTGTCCGAACCTCGCGGGCGACGTCCTCTCGGACCTCGCCGCCGGTCTCGTCGGCGGACTCGGCCTGCTCCCCTCGGCCAACATCGGTCCCGACCGCGCCCTGTTCGAGCCAGTCCACGGTACCGCACCCGACATCGCAGGCGACGGCCTCGCAAACCCCGCCGCGAAGATCATCTCCGCCGCCATGCTGCTCGAGTACCTCGGCTACGACGAGGAAGCCGACGCCGTCACCGAGGCCGTCGAGTCGACGCTCGCAGAAGGCCCACATACGCCCGATCTCGGCGGCGACGCATCGACCGAAGACGTAACCGAGGCGGTCATCGACCGGCTGTAG
- a CDS encoding alpha/beta fold hydrolase gives MTRDDTLAGVDSRRIETDRLETHFLETSESDLTTDGGETVVFLHGNVSSSRFFEDVLLELPDRHRAIAPDQRGHGDSETKPVDATNGLGDFEADLNALVGALDVDEPYVLVGWSIGGGVAMRYAIDHPEAVAALVLINPLSPYGFGGTKDVDGTPCFDDYAGAGGGTANWEFVSSLQHRVRDGTAAVSPRNILRTYYVDPTHDFDDDREESYLTGMLDTATGDENYPGSTIESDNWPGTAPGDTGVNNAISPKYCRLEEITGIDPADKPPITWIRGDTDQIVSNASLFDVGTLGRMGHLPEWPGEDVFPPQPMVDQTRAVLETYVDRGGEYEEIVFGNTGHTPHVEVPGDFLDRLQAVLG, from the coding sequence ATGACCCGGGACGACACCCTCGCCGGCGTCGATTCACGACGTATCGAAACCGACCGACTCGAGACGCATTTTCTCGAAACGAGCGAATCAGATCTGACCACCGACGGGGGCGAGACGGTCGTCTTTCTCCACGGAAACGTCTCTTCGTCGCGGTTTTTCGAGGACGTACTCCTCGAACTCCCGGATCGCCACCGTGCGATCGCGCCCGACCAGCGAGGACACGGCGATTCAGAGACGAAACCGGTCGACGCGACGAACGGGCTGGGCGACTTTGAAGCGGATCTCAACGCCCTCGTCGGAGCGCTCGACGTCGACGAACCGTACGTCCTCGTCGGCTGGTCCATCGGCGGCGGCGTCGCGATGCGGTACGCGATCGACCATCCGGAGGCCGTCGCAGCCCTCGTCCTCATCAACCCGCTCTCGCCGTACGGATTCGGCGGCACGAAAGACGTGGACGGAACGCCTTGCTTCGACGATTACGCCGGCGCCGGCGGCGGAACTGCAAACTGGGAATTCGTCTCGAGTCTTCAACACCGCGTTCGTGACGGTACCGCGGCGGTCTCGCCACGGAACATTTTGCGCACCTACTACGTCGATCCGACGCACGACTTCGACGACGACCGTGAAGAATCGTATCTGACCGGGATGCTCGATACGGCCACTGGGGACGAGAACTATCCGGGGTCGACGATCGAGAGCGATAACTGGCCAGGAACCGCGCCCGGCGACACAGGCGTCAACAACGCCATATCGCCGAAGTACTGTCGCCTCGAGGAGATCACAGGGATCGATCCCGCCGACAAGCCGCCGATCACGTGGATCCGCGGCGACACCGATCAGATCGTCTCGAACGCGTCCCTGTTCGACGTCGGGACGCTCGGCCGGATGGGCCACCTTCCGGAGTGGCCCGGCGAGGACGTCTTCCCGCCCCAGCCGATGGTCGACCAGACCCGTGCCGTCCTCGAGACCTACGTCGACCGCGGCGGTGAGTACGAAGAAATCGTCTTCGGAAACACCGGCCACACACCCCACGTCGAGGTGCCGGGTGACTTTCTGGATCGACTCCAGGCGGTCCTCGGGTGA
- the dph5 gene encoding diphthine synthase, producing the protein MLTFIGLGLYNERSITVEGRDALRAADRAYAEFYTSELIGTTIDDLESYHDTDIEVRDRAGVEQHPDDVLAAAESEDVAFLTAGDTMISTTHVDLRLRAHDRGIETRVIHGVTAQTATSSLTGLQNYRFGKSTTLPFPYAHGADGLPASVTETIDDNRSDGLHTVVYLDIKVGRGSAGSQKASHSDDTADRDEFMTADVGAELLAAEYPDLVGVVVARAGSPGPLVEAGTMTELATREFGDPLHLLVIPGECHHLEADALVELADADRAALDIV; encoded by the coding sequence ATGCTCACCTTCATCGGCCTCGGACTCTACAACGAACGGTCGATCACCGTCGAAGGCCGGGACGCGCTCCGGGCAGCGGATCGCGCCTACGCCGAGTTCTACACTAGCGAACTGATCGGGACGACGATCGACGACCTCGAGTCATACCACGACACCGATATCGAGGTGCGGGACCGCGCGGGCGTCGAACAGCATCCCGACGACGTCCTCGCCGCCGCCGAGTCCGAAGACGTGGCCTTCCTGACCGCGGGCGATACGATGATCTCGACGACCCACGTCGATCTCAGGTTGCGAGCCCACGACCGCGGCATCGAGACGCGGGTGATCCACGGCGTCACCGCCCAGACCGCCACGAGCTCGCTCACCGGGCTCCAGAACTACCGCTTCGGCAAGTCGACGACCCTCCCGTTCCCTTACGCGCACGGAGCCGACGGCCTCCCCGCGAGCGTGACCGAGACGATCGACGACAATCGATCCGACGGGCTTCACACCGTCGTTTATCTCGACATCAAGGTCGGTCGGGGTTCGGCCGGCAGTCAGAAGGCGTCGCACTCCGACGACACCGCCGATCGAGACGAATTCATGACGGCCGACGTCGGCGCTGAACTGCTCGCCGCCGAGTATCCCGACCTCGTCGGCGTCGTCGTCGCTCGCGCCGGGAGTCCCGGTCCGCTCGTCGAGGCCGGGACGATGACCGAACTCGCGACGCGGGAATTCGGCGATCCGCTGCACCTGCTCGTGATCCCGGGGGAGTGTCACCACCTCGAGGCCGACGCGCTGGTCGAACTCGCCGATGCCGACCGGGCTGCACTCGATATCGTCTAG
- a CDS encoding Rieske (2Fe-2S) protein, giving the protein MSDRTRLTTLETVHDEGSWLFTIRDQYGEPDEAILVPCEDGIEAWINRCTHEAQRFDTGRGVAMRDGQIICPKHGSMFDSCSGYCDNGEAAETTLSAVEITVDDEIVYLTDDGVTFAHEGGTDAEDDDDGPESTSHIGF; this is encoded by the coding sequence ATGAGCGACCGAACGAGGCTCACGACGCTCGAGACGGTCCACGACGAGGGGTCGTGGCTGTTTACGATCCGAGATCAGTACGGAGAACCGGACGAAGCAATTCTCGTGCCCTGCGAAGACGGCATCGAAGCGTGGATCAACCGGTGTACGCACGAGGCCCAGCGGTTCGATACGGGCCGCGGCGTGGCGATGCGTGACGGACAGATCATCTGTCCAAAACACGGGTCCATGTTCGATTCGTGTTCGGGATACTGTGACAACGGCGAGGCAGCCGAGACGACGCTTTCGGCCGTCGAGATCACCGTCGACGACGAAATCGTCTACCTGACCGACGACGGCGTGACCTTCGCTCACGAAGGCGGGACCGACGCCGAAGACGATGATGACGGCCCCGAATCGACCTCCCACATCGGGTTCTGA
- a CDS encoding DUF2182 domain-containing protein yields MSASLRLRSAVADATERLSVDPDRTTAVVAAMLGIDVLWWLLLYGGHVPMPGMTWLMMTADVPMAAPGAMERAVFHVGTLEAVVGYTIMWGVMMWAMMQPAMTRFTREYAAAYRGSGLGAVRALGAFLGSYYVVWLLSACVPLLYNAVLPGGIYGVTREYTHLVIGGVLVLTGLYQLSRFKRSFLRTCCESVAPHSDGPVRALQRGLNHGVRCVLTSFGIFFLVMIFFGEMNLVWMVALTGAVTIERLPSWGEELAVGIGAVSLISGLVVLLARPELPVPFVL; encoded by the coding sequence ATGAGCGCATCGCTTCGGCTTCGATCTGCGGTGGCGGATGCGACGGAACGCCTCTCGGTCGATCCCGATCGAACGACCGCCGTGGTCGCCGCCATGCTCGGTATTGACGTCCTGTGGTGGCTGCTCCTGTACGGTGGTCACGTCCCGATGCCGGGGATGACGTGGCTGATGATGACGGCCGACGTTCCGATGGCCGCACCCGGTGCGATGGAACGAGCCGTGTTCCACGTCGGAACGCTCGAAGCGGTCGTCGGGTATACGATCATGTGGGGTGTGATGATGTGGGCGATGATGCAACCGGCGATGACGCGCTTCACGCGGGAGTACGCCGCCGCGTACCGTGGGTCGGGTCTCGGCGCGGTGCGGGCGCTGGGCGCGTTTCTCGGTAGCTACTACGTCGTCTGGCTCCTCTCCGCGTGCGTTCCGCTCCTCTACAACGCGGTCCTTCCGGGCGGTATTTACGGTGTCACTCGGGAGTACACACACTTGGTCATCGGTGGCGTCCTCGTTCTCACCGGGCTATACCAACTGTCGCGGTTCAAGCGGTCGTTCTTACGGACGTGCTGTGAATCAGTCGCTCCGCACTCGGATGGTCCAGTACGGGCGCTCCAACGGGGGCTGAACCACGGTGTCCGGTGCGTCCTGACGAGTTTTGGCATCTTTTTCCTGGTGATGATCTTCTTCGGCGAGATGAACCTCGTCTGGATGGTCGCGCTAACGGGGGCCGTTACGATAGAACGCCTCCCGTCCTGGGGTGAAGAACTCGCTGTCGGTATCGGTGCCGTGTCGCTCATCTCGGGGCTCGTCGTCCTCCTCGCGCGACCGGAACTCCCCGTCCCGTTCGTCCTCTAA
- a CDS encoding heavy-metal-associated domain-containing protein, producing the protein MDEYTIEVPAMTCEGCEIVITGAVSVLSGVGKVDADAANGRVTIYGDPSAEPRVREAIEKAGYDVLE; encoded by the coding sequence ATGGACGAATACACCATCGAGGTTCCTGCTATGACGTGTGAAGGCTGTGAAATAGTTATCACCGGCGCAGTGTCGGTTCTCTCCGGCGTCGGCAAGGTCGACGCCGACGCTGCAAACGGTCGAGTGACGATCTACGGGGATCCGTCGGCGGAACCTCGTGTCCGGGAGGCGATCGAGAAAGCCGGCTACGACGTGCTCGAATAG
- a CDS encoding class I SAM-dependent methyltransferase codes for MEVPCVRVARENGEATRTTLADADVIDDDYEITVEDGWLYIPVTDPDAVREVLEDGDIVSRAVDERTTQTTPADRLAFEPSYERLGRAALIDEDDPERARAIADAILESDLPVETVLNKASKVKGETRVRDWELLAGEDTEIVHREYGCEFALDLAAVYFSPRLATERHRVAEQVAAGEHAVDMFAGVGPFVIPFAKRGAECVGVDINPEAIEYLRENARRNGVADRVTAINGDVTDVATEYRGWADRLVMNLPHSADEFLESAVTLAGDDCVVHYYDIQHEDDPFGPGEHEIRAAAEPEYDVSVETRHTVRSYAPHELNVCLDVRLER; via the coding sequence ATGGAAGTCCCGTGCGTTCGCGTCGCGCGCGAAAACGGGGAAGCGACCCGAACGACGCTCGCGGACGCAGACGTGATCGACGATGACTACGAAATCACCGTCGAGGACGGCTGGCTCTACATCCCGGTTACGGACCCCGACGCTGTGCGGGAGGTCCTCGAGGACGGCGACATCGTTTCGCGCGCGGTTGACGAACGCACCACGCAGACGACGCCCGCGGACCGCCTCGCGTTCGAACCCTCCTACGAGCGACTCGGCAGGGCTGCACTCATCGACGAAGACGACCCTGAGCGCGCGCGGGCGATCGCAGACGCCATCCTCGAGTCCGACCTCCCAGTCGAGACGGTACTCAACAAGGCCTCGAAGGTCAAAGGCGAAACGCGCGTCCGCGACTGGGAACTCCTCGCGGGCGAGGACACCGAAATCGTCCACCGCGAGTACGGCTGTGAGTTCGCGCTGGATCTCGCGGCGGTCTACTTCTCGCCGCGGCTCGCGACCGAACGACACCGGGTCGCCGAGCAGGTCGCGGCTGGCGAACACGCCGTCGACATGTTCGCCGGCGTCGGCCCGTTCGTGATTCCGTTCGCGAAACGCGGCGCGGAGTGCGTCGGCGTGGACATCAACCCCGAGGCGATCGAATACCTGCGCGAGAACGCGCGTCGAAACGGGGTCGCGGACCGCGTCACCGCTATCAACGGCGACGTCACGGACGTCGCCACCGAGTACAGGGGCTGGGCCGACCGGCTCGTGATGAATCTGCCCCACAGCGCAGACGAATTTCTCGAGTCGGCCGTGACCCTGGCCGGTGACGACTGCGTCGTCCACTACTACGACATCCAGCACGAGGACGACCCCTTCGGACCGGGCGAGCACGAGATTCGCGCGGCCGCAGAACCCGAATACGACGTCAGCGTCGAAACGCGTCACACCGTCCGGTCGTACGCCCCGCACGAACTGAACGTCTGCCTGGACGTGCGACTCGAGCGATGA
- a CDS encoding TATA-box-binding protein: protein MVEIVNIVASGHVGRELDLVALQSDLDAHERVYEPERFPGLQLRFEEGSAVLILYSSGSYSIMGAKSEEELENIYIALSEAVGDLGVDIIDTGKRPEVQNLICRADIRREVDLSALSVGLGLENVEYEPEQSPFLFYWPEELDCLITIPSNGAVSITGIETMGEAEQAFAHLQNRIEELFQQE from the coding sequence ATGGTCGAAATCGTCAATATCGTTGCCTCTGGCCATGTTGGTCGTGAGTTAGATTTGGTGGCGCTACAAAGCGATCTGGACGCACATGAAAGAGTCTACGAACCTGAGCGTTTTCCGGGTCTGCAGCTACGGTTTGAGGAAGGGAGTGCTGTCTTAATTCTCTATTCCTCTGGTTCGTATAGCATTATGGGCGCGAAGTCAGAGGAAGAACTTGAGAACATATATATTGCACTTTCCGAAGCCGTTGGTGATCTTGGAGTTGATATCATTGACACGGGTAAACGCCCTGAAGTTCAGAATCTGATTTGCAGGGCAGATATAAGACGAGAAGTTGATCTTTCAGCGCTCTCGGTTGGATTGGGGTTAGAAAATGTTGAGTATGAACCAGAACAGTCCCCGTTCTTGTTCTATTGGCCGGAAGAACTGGATTGTTTGATTACTATTCCTTCAAATGGGGCCGTGTCTATTACGGGGATAGAGACGATGGGGGAAGCTGAGCAGGCATTTGCACATCTTCAAAACCGAATTGAGGAGTTATTCCAGCAAGAGTAG
- a CDS encoding Eco57I restriction-modification methylase domain-containing protein, translating into MEESEVTDVFTDNDFFQTLGYKGIPIDVRSENHIVGGDRPDYFAKDDIGNVVFVVEFKKPTRDDDLGSHRRQLWEQYVVPLRADYGVLTDGEELIFYERVGRDNYDRRFRVSLNEISDEQLAELEQLHKPSYSFSSTEEIEDYFATTETVSVGTRVDGEPVGQNEFMDTFRLERGTLFYQMLEHTYSLLEYYLDQPRDNNFPRDAYEFWREYYAPDPSWYDLPEEWRDIAGSAANKQRVMFAVETVQSLLGRLMLAKACEDQNFPGVNISRFVQTETPEFRGEVSPVSYIHAGRGLMEQMREELVESVFEQDIYYWWTQSAEEIDELSGREINEESWPTPLEEYGEQFVEFLLAIGRFDFSDISGDPLGQLYQQYFDRRTRQALGEFYTPPSVCEYVVDSVGYGDGVQYSRLVDPACGSGTFLVSALDRYKNELGTEMDRPAALHDLCNSARVVGLDIHPFAVVMAQIRFMLEILDEYKRAIEEDPGLVLRRLPVFRTDSLIDESETEEGRQQSLGASFGEDTIEFDMPLPIRRGEEFETMTFEFPRFSEVQSSTAGQISNRQEYFSVLLAVFDAVKDQVKEEDYDISEDDLVAYLYNYFSSDTNVEQVASTFVDTAETFLDMVRELREDYNDGRLLKLVEDLVLSAVLKNSIDFDYVVGNPPWVAKQNTHSPPRQERRLKQQYLSAWKETDPYLQFTERGLGMLREGGSLGLVVSNRFLSNQGGKEIRALLAKNQITELVDFTDYPVFSGATNYSAILTVEKQVPNDDWTSFVGNGRFKNGHTIEAARVRDWDGEIPELVDQLYAREPTESVDFYEIDSQRFQGRIPLRNGAVMTEEVEETFEEYQNVTVTRNLPLADIWPNSPPEEYELVERVESEMEMRLGDRSVVRDNEHENAPNLVGDDIRVGIQTSGDDAYIVHPEVGIDKENLHELDRITVTPRGVDKSYTVETDLLKIDITGKDTARVAPRLEQPTGICSVRTR; encoded by the coding sequence TTGGAGGAGAGTGAGGTCACCGACGTGTTCACCGACAATGATTTCTTCCAGACGCTGGGGTACAAAGGTATCCCAATCGACGTTCGTTCCGAGAACCACATCGTTGGTGGAGATCGTCCAGACTACTTCGCGAAGGATGATATCGGAAACGTCGTATTCGTCGTTGAGTTCAAGAAACCAACGCGAGATGACGACCTCGGGAGCCACCGGAGGCAGCTGTGGGAGCAGTACGTAGTCCCGCTCAGGGCCGATTACGGTGTGCTGACCGACGGAGAAGAGCTGATCTTCTACGAACGGGTCGGGCGAGACAACTATGATCGCCGGTTCCGCGTTAGCCTGAATGAAATCTCAGACGAACAGCTCGCCGAACTGGAACAGCTCCACAAGCCCAGCTATTCGTTCAGTTCAACTGAAGAGATCGAGGACTACTTCGCCACTACAGAGACTGTCTCAGTCGGGACCAGAGTCGACGGGGAGCCAGTTGGGCAGAATGAGTTCATGGATACGTTCCGGCTGGAGCGTGGAACACTGTTCTATCAAATGCTGGAGCACACGTACAGTCTGCTTGAGTACTATCTTGATCAACCGCGCGACAACAACTTCCCGCGTGATGCCTACGAATTCTGGAGGGAGTACTACGCTCCGGACCCAAGTTGGTACGACCTTCCGGAAGAGTGGCGGGACATCGCTGGCAGCGCTGCAAATAAACAGAGGGTGATGTTCGCGGTCGAGACCGTTCAGTCGCTACTGGGACGACTGATGTTGGCCAAGGCCTGTGAGGATCAGAACTTCCCCGGGGTCAACATATCCAGATTCGTACAGACCGAGACACCCGAATTCCGCGGCGAAGTCTCGCCGGTGTCATACATCCACGCCGGACGCGGCCTGATGGAGCAGATGCGTGAAGAACTTGTCGAGTCTGTGTTCGAGCAGGACATCTACTACTGGTGGACACAGAGTGCTGAGGAAATTGACGAACTTTCCGGACGAGAGATTAACGAGGAGAGTTGGCCGACTCCGTTGGAGGAATACGGAGAGCAATTCGTCGAATTCCTACTCGCTATTGGCCGGTTCGACTTTTCAGACATCAGTGGTGACCCACTCGGTCAGCTCTACCAGCAGTACTTCGACCGTCGGACTCGACAGGCGCTGGGCGAGTTCTACACGCCACCAAGCGTGTGTGAGTACGTCGTCGATTCGGTGGGATACGGCGACGGCGTTCAGTACAGCCGGCTCGTCGATCCCGCCTGTGGTTCTGGAACCTTCCTGGTCTCGGCGCTGGACCGTTACAAGAACGAACTCGGCACGGAGATGGATCGACCAGCAGCCCTGCACGACCTCTGTAACAGTGCGCGGGTGGTCGGGCTCGACATCCACCCCTTCGCGGTCGTAATGGCACAGATCCGCTTCATGCTTGAGATTCTCGACGAGTACAAGCGCGCCATCGAGGAGGACCCCGGACTGGTGTTGCGGCGACTTCCCGTGTTCCGGACTGACTCCCTGATTGACGAGTCAGAGACTGAAGAGGGCCGTCAGCAGTCGTTAGGAGCCAGCTTCGGTGAGGATACCATCGAGTTTGATATGCCGCTACCCATCCGGCGAGGGGAGGAATTCGAGACGATGACCTTCGAGTTCCCACGGTTCAGCGAGGTCCAGTCGTCGACGGCTGGCCAAATAAGTAATCGACAAGAGTATTTCTCTGTCCTGCTGGCAGTCTTCGACGCGGTCAAGGACCAAGTTAAAGAGGAGGACTACGACATCAGCGAGGATGATCTGGTCGCATATCTCTACAATTACTTCTCGTCGGACACTAATGTCGAACAGGTCGCCAGCACGTTCGTCGACACGGCGGAGACGTTCCTCGACATGGTACGGGAACTCCGCGAGGACTACAACGACGGACGTCTCCTCAAACTGGTCGAGGACCTCGTTCTGAGTGCCGTCCTCAAGAATAGCATCGACTTCGACTACGTCGTCGGCAACCCGCCGTGGGTGGCAAAGCAGAACACCCACTCGCCGCCAAGGCAAGAGCGCAGATTGAAGCAACAGTATCTCTCGGCGTGGAAGGAAACCGATCCCTATCTTCAGTTCACCGAACGAGGGCTCGGGATGCTACGTGAGGGCGGTTCTCTCGGCTTAGTGGTCTCAAATCGGTTCCTCAGCAACCAGGGTGGCAAGGAGATTCGTGCACTACTCGCGAAGAACCAGATCACGGAACTTGTCGACTTCACTGACTACCCAGTGTTTAGCGGCGCGACGAACTACTCGGCAATTCTTACAGTGGAGAAACAAGTCCCAAACGACGACTGGACATCGTTCGTTGGAAACGGTCGCTTTAAGAACGGACACACGATCGAGGCCGCACGAGTCCGGGACTGGGACGGCGAAATCCCGGAGTTGGTCGATCAACTGTACGCCCGGGAGCCAACCGAGTCGGTCGACTTCTACGAAATCGACTCACAGCGATTTCAGGGACGAATCCCCCTCCGCAACGGGGCGGTGATGACCGAGGAGGTGGAGGAAACGTTCGAGGAATATCAGAACGTCACGGTAACGCGGAACCTTCCTCTGGCGGACATCTGGCCAAACTCGCCGCCGGAGGAGTACGAACTCGTAGAACGCGTCGAGTCGGAGATGGAAATGCGGCTCGGCGATCGCTCCGTCGTCAGAGACAATGAGCACGAAAATGCACCGAATCTGGTAGGAGATGATATCCGCGTCGGGATACAGACCAGCGGTGACGACGCATACATCGTCCACCCAGAAGTTGGTATAGACAAGGAGAACCTCCATGAGCTTGACCGAATCACCGTAACCCCTCGCGGAGTTGACAAATCGTACACCGTCGAGACAGACCTACTGAAAATAGATATCACCGGTAAAGATACTGCTCGGGTGGCTCCCCGACTGGAGCAACCGACTGGTATTTGTTCCGTACGTACAAGGTGA
- a CDS encoding DUF7556 family protein: MSLNRSAASELVTDSSEVMASIDEAGRYPRFIIADITTDDAWLSTPATAAAHLDEWR; this comes from the coding sequence ATGTCGCTGAACCGGAGTGCGGCATCGGAACTGGTCACGGACAGCAGCGAGGTCATGGCCTCTATCGACGAGGCGGGACGCTATCCGCGATTCATCATCGCCGACATCACCACCGACGACGCGTGGCTCTCGACTCCGGCGACAGCGGCGGCTCACCTCGACGAATGGCGCTGA